GTTCGGCAACATCAAGCATGGTCACGCGGCTGCGCTGGGCGGCGGAGAAGTCGTTCACGGTCTGAAACCTATTATTGGATTTATTCGTTTCATGCGCCTCGATGGCGCTGAAACCGGTTTCAGGAAACACCAGAAGCTGACGCTCCGTCAAGTGAATGCGCGTGGTACTTCAACTTGGTGCCGACGGGCGGTGTTCAGCGTTACTGAAGTATCTGCGCAATGCTCAGCCAAACAGGCCGGCAGCAATATTGATCGAAAAGCCCAGAATCGCGGTGTTGAACACAAAACCGATCAATGATTGCGCCAGGACGATCTTGCGAATGTCGCGGGTAGCCACGCCGACATCGGCAGTCTGCACTGCTACGCCGATGGTGAAGGAGAAATACAGGAAGTCCCAATAATTGGGCGTGGTCAGACCTTCAGCGAAACGCAGGGCCGGTTCCTTGCCATCCCAGGTGTAAAACAGGCGCGCGTAGTGCACACAGAAGATCACCCCGATCACCAGCCAGGAACCTACGACGGTGACGGCGGTGAACGCGTAATGCAGAAGTTTGTGATGGGTATCCAGATCCTTGGTGCCGGCCAGTTCCAGGGTGATGGCGGCCAGGCTGGCCAATGCTGCGATACACACCACGAACAGCACCAGTCCGGCATTCTCGTCTTCGACGACGGCGATGCGTTTGACGTCCGGTGCCTTGGCCCGGGTGGCGAGCCAGAACATCAGGATCAGGTAAGTCCAGACGCCGGCGTTCCAGCCGATGAGGATTTTGCTGACGACGGAGTCGGCAGGGACCAGCA
The Pseudomonas fluorescens genome window above contains:
- a CDS encoding DUF1345 domain-containing protein — encoded protein: MRFLARTHPRLSAAALVGLATGLLVPADSVVSKILIGWNAGVWTYLILMFWLATRAKAPDVKRIAVVEDENAGLVLFVVCIAALASLAAITLELAGTKDLDTHHKLLHYAFTAVTVVGSWLVIGVIFCVHYARLFYTWDGKEPALRFAEGLTTPNYWDFLYFSFTIGVAVQTADVGVATRDIRKIVLAQSLIGFVFNTAILGFSINIAAGLFG